One genomic region from Streptomyces venezuelae encodes:
- a CDS encoding carbohydrate kinase family protein, with amino-acid sequence MRIAVTGSIATDHLMTFPGWFSEQLLADRLDRVSLSFLADNLEVRRGGVAANIAFGLGVLGLRPALVGAVGADFEPYRVWLKDHGVDTDSVRVSEKLHTARFVCTTDRAQNQIATFYAGAMAEAREIDLRDVVARTGRLELVLVSPDDPQAMLRHTRTCRDLGIPFAADPSQQLARLDGAEVRELVDGARFLFTNEYETALLLEKSGWSEDEVLRRVGAWVTTHGEAGVRIHGADRDTLAVPAVQTAGVVDPTGVGDAFRAGFLAGTLWGVPERCAAQLGCAVAATVLDYVGTQEYRLHRDSLLDRIRTTYGVGCTATLVTHLRGLT; translated from the coding sequence ATGCGTATCGCTGTCACGGGATCCATCGCGACCGACCATCTGATGACCTTTCCCGGCTGGTTCAGCGAGCAGCTGCTCGCCGACCGGCTGGACCGGGTCTCCCTGTCGTTCCTCGCCGACAACCTGGAGGTCAGGCGCGGCGGAGTGGCAGCGAACATCGCCTTCGGGCTCGGCGTCCTCGGGCTGCGGCCCGCCCTCGTGGGCGCGGTCGGGGCCGACTTCGAGCCGTACCGGGTCTGGCTGAAGGACCACGGCGTGGACACCGACTCGGTGCGCGTCAGCGAGAAGCTCCACACTGCCCGCTTCGTCTGTACCACCGACCGGGCCCAGAACCAGATCGCCACCTTCTACGCGGGGGCGATGGCCGAGGCGCGCGAGATCGACCTGCGGGACGTCGTGGCGCGCACCGGCCGGCTGGAACTGGTCCTGGTCTCCCCGGACGACCCCCAGGCCATGCTCCGGCACACCCGCACCTGCCGTGACCTGGGGATTCCCTTCGCCGCCGATCCGTCGCAGCAGCTGGCGCGGCTGGACGGCGCGGAGGTGCGGGAGCTGGTGGACGGGGCACGTTTCCTCTTCACCAACGAGTACGAGACGGCCCTGCTCCTGGAGAAGTCCGGCTGGAGCGAGGACGAGGTGCTGCGCAGGGTCGGCGCCTGGGTCACGACGCACGGCGAGGCGGGCGTCCGCATCCACGGCGCCGACCGCGACACGCTCGCCGTCCCGGCCGTGCAGACCGCCGGGGTCGTCGACCCGACCGGCGTCGGCGACGCCTTCCGGGCGGGCTTCCTCGCCGGGACGCTGTGGGGCGTGCCCGAGCGGTGCGCGGCGCAGCTGGGCTGCGCGGTCGCGGCGACCGTCCTCGACTACGTGGGGACGCAGGAGTACCGGCTGCACCGGGATTCCCTCCTGGACCGGATCAGGACGACGTACGGAGTGGGCTGCACGGCCACGCTCGTCACGCATCTGAGGGGGCTGACATGA